In a genomic window of Brassica rapa cultivar Chiifu-401-42 chromosome A10, CAAS_Brap_v3.01, whole genome shotgun sequence:
- the LOC103846611 gene encoding callose synthase 3: MSASRGGGPDQGPSQPQQRRIMRTQTVGNLGESFDSEVVPSSLVEIAPILRVANEVESSNPRVAYLCRFYAFEKAHRLDPTSSGRGVRQFKTALLQRLEREHDPTLMGRVKKSDAREMQSFYQHYYKKYIQALQNAADKADRAQLTKAYQTANVLFEVLKAVNLTQSIEVDREILEAQDKVAEKTQLYVHYNILPLDPDSANQAIMRYPEIQAAVLGLRNTRGLPWPEGHKKKKDEDMLDWLQEMFGFQKDNVANQREHLILLLANVHIRQFPKPDQQPKLDDQALTDVMKKLFKNYKKWCKYLGRKSSLWLPTIQQEMQQRKLLYMALYLLIWGEAANLRFMPECLCYIYHHMAFELYGMLAGNVSPMTGENVKPAYGGEEDAFLRKVVTPIYEVIAMEAQRSKKGKSKHSQWRNYDDLNEYFWSVDCFRLGWPMRADADFFYPPVEETNIEKDGDNSKPAVARDRWVGKVNFVEIRSFWHVFRSFDRMWSFYILCLQAMIIMAWDGGEPSSVFDAGVFKKVLSVFITAAIMKLGQATLDVILNFKAHRSMSLHVKLRYILKVISAAAWVIILPVTYAYSWKDPPAFARTIKSWFGSAMHSPSLFIIAVVFYLAPNMLAAVLFMFPMLRRFLERANFRIVMLMMWWSQPRLYVGRGMHEGAFALLKYTMFWVSLIATKLAFSYYIEIKPLVAPTQAIMRARVTNFQWHEFFPRAKNNIGVVIALWAPIILVYFMDSQIWYAIYSTIFGGIYGAFRRLGEIRTLGMLRSRFESLPGAFNDRLIPDGNQQRKKGLRATLSHNFTEDKVPVNKEKEAARFAQLWNTIISSFREEDLISDREMDLLLVPYWADRDLDLIQWPPFLLASKIPIALDMAKDSNGKDRELMKRIESDSYMKCAVRECYASFKNIINFLVQGNREKEVIEIIFSEVDKHIDTGALIQEYRMSALPSLYDHFVKLIKYLLDNNVEDRDHVVILFQDMLEVVTRDIMMEDYNISSLVDSSQGGAWHGGMVPLEQQYQLFASSGAIRFPIEPVTEAWKEKIKRLHLLLTTKESAMDVPSNLEARRRISFFSNSLFMDMPAAPKVRNMLSFSVLTPYYTEEVLFSMHDLDTPNEDGVSILFYLQKIFPDEWNNFLERVKCYSEEEIKESVDLEEELRLWASYRGQTLTRTVRGMMYYRKALELQAFLDMAMHEDLMEGYKAVELNSEDTSRGERSLWAQCQAVADMKFTYVVSCQQYGIHKRSGDQRAQDILRLMTRYPSLRVAYIDEVEETVKDTSKKGNQKVYYSVLVKVPKSTDHSSLAQNLDQVIYRIKLPGPAILGEGKPENQNHAIIFSRGEGLQTIDMNQDNYMEEALKMRNLLQEFLTKHDGVRHPSILGLREHIFTGSVSSLAWFMSNQETSFVTIGQRLLANPLRVRFHYGHPDVFDRLFHLTRGGVSKASKVINLSEDIFAGFNSTLREGNVTHHEYIQVGKGRDVGLNQISMFEAKIANGNGEQTLSRDIYRLGHRFDFFRMMSCYFTTVGFYFSTLITVLTVYIFLYGRLYLVLSGLEQGLSTQKGIRDNTPLQIALASLSFVQIGFLMALPMLMEIGLERGFRTALSEFVLMQLQLAPVFFTFSLGTKTHYYGRTLLHGGAKYRSTGRGFVVFHAKFADNYRLYSRSHFVKGLEMMLLLVVYQIFGSAYRGVLAYLLITISMWFMVGTWLFAPFLFNPSGFEWQKIVDDWTDWNKWINNIGGIGVPAEKSWESWWEEEQEHLRHSGKRGIVVEILLSLRFFIYQYGLVYHLTITERTKNFLVYGVSWLVIFLILFVMKTISVGRRKFSASFQLMFRLIKGLIFMTFIAIIVILITLAHMTIQDIIVCILAFMPTGWGMLLIAQACKPVVHRAGFWGSVRTLARGYEIVMGLLLFTPVAFLAWFPFVSEFQTRMLFNQAFSRGLQISRILGGHRKDRSSRNKE, from the exons ATGTCGGCTTCGAGAGGTGGTGGTCCTGACCAAGGACCGTCCCAGCCTCAGCAGCGACGGATCATGCGGACTCAGACCGTTGGTAACCTCGGTGAATCATTCGATAGTGAAGTCGTTCCCTCATCCCTTGTTGAGATTGCCCCTATTCTCCGTGTTGCTAATGAGGTTGAATCTAGCAACCCTAGAGTTGCTTATCTCT GTCGGTTCTATGCGTTCGAGAAAGCTCACAGGCTGGATCCCACCTCCAGTGGAAGAGGTGTTCGGCAGTTTAAAACTGCACTCTTACAGCGTCTTGAAAGA GAGCATGATCCTACACTGATGGGGAGGGTTAAGAAAAGTGATGCCCGTGAGATGCAGAGCTTTTATCAACATTACTATAAGAAGTATATTCAAGCTTTGCAAAATGCTGCTGATAAGGCCGACCG TGCTCAGCTGACGAAGGCATACCAAACTGCTAATGTTTTGTTTGAGGTGTTGAAGGCTGTTAATCTCACACAGTCTATTGAGGTTGACCGAGAG ATTTTGGAAGCTCAAGATAAGGTTGCAGAAAAGACACAGTTGTATGTCCACTATAACATCCTACCTCTCGATCCTGACAGTGCAAATCAAGCGATTATGAGATATCCTGAG ATCCAAGCTGCTGTTCTTGGCCTTCGCAACACTAGAGGTCTTCCTTGGCCTGAAGGtcacaagaaaaagaaagatgaagacaTGCTTGATTGGCTTCAAGAAATGTTTGGCTTTCAG AAAGACAATGTGGCTAATCAAAGGGAGCACCTGATCTTGTTACTTGCTAATGTGCATATAAGACAATTTCCTAAGCCTGATCAGCAGCCAAAG TTAGATGATCAAGCGCTGACAGATGTGATGAAGAAGCTCTTCAAGAACTACAAGAAATGGTGCAAATACCTTGGTCGAAAGAGTAGTCTTTG GTTGCCAACTATACAGCAGGAAATGCAACAGCGCAAGCTATTGTATATGGCCCTATATCTTCTAATCTGGGGTGAAGCAGCGAACTTGAGATTCATGCCAGAGTGTCTCTGCTACATTTATCATCAT ATGGCATTTGAACTCTATGGTATGCTGGCTGGGAATGTTAGTCCCATGACTGGGGAAAATGTGAAGCCAGCTTATGGTGGCGAGGAAGATGCATTCTTGAGGAAAGTTGTCACTcctatttatgaagtgattgcCATG GAGGCTCAAAGGAGCAAGAAAGGGAAGTCCAAGCACTCACAGTGGAGGAACTATGATGATTTGAATGAATACTTTTG GTCAGTTGATTGTTTCCGATTAGGTTGGCCAATGCGAGCTGATGCTGATTTCTTTTATCCGCCTGTTGAGGAGACCAATATAGAAAAAGATGGG GATAACAGCAAGCCTGCTGTTGCTAGGGATAGATGGGTGGGGAAAGTTAATTTTGTTGAGATTCGTTCCTTCTGGCATGTCTTCAGAAGTTTCGATCGAATGTGGAGCTTCTATATTCTGTGCCTTCAG GCGATGATTATTATGGCTTGGGATGGCGGAGAACCAAGTTCGGTCTTTGACGCTGGTGTATTCAAGAAAGTTCTGAGTGTGTTTATCACAGCTGCAATAATGAAGCTTGGACAAG CTACCCTTGATGTGATCCTTAATTTCAAAGCTCATCGAAGCATGTCGCTGCATGTTAAGCTAAGATACATCCTGAAGGTGATATCTGCTGCAGCATGGGTTATTATTCTGCCTGTTACTTACGCTTACAGCTGGAAAGACCCTCCAGCGTTTGCCAGAACTATCAAGAGCTGGTTTGGGAGTGCCATGCACTCGCCTTCACTGTTTATAATAGCTGTGGTTTTCTATCTGGCGCCTAATATGCTTGCAGCCGTACTGTTTATGTTCCCTATGCTACGTCGGTTTCTTGAGAGGGCCAACTTCAGAATTGTTATGCTAATGATGTGGTGGTCTCAG CCTAGACTCTATGTTGGCAGAGGAATGCATGAGGGTGCATTTGCCCTCTTGAA ATATACCATGTTCTGGGTGTCGCTTATTGCAACGAAACTGGCGTTCAGTTACTACATTGAG ATCAAGCCTTTAGTTGCTCCAACACAAGCCATTATGAGGGCGCGTGTGACTAACTTTCAGTGGCATGAGTTCTTTCCTCGTG CCAAAAACAATATCGGTGTCGTCATTGCCCTCTGGGCCCCTATTATTCTG GTGTACTTTATGGATAGCCAGATTTGGTATGCTATATATTCCACAATATTTGGAGGTATATACGGTGCATTCCGCCGCCTTGGAGAG ATTCGGACACTGGGAATGCTTAGATCACGGTTTGAATCACTGCCTGGAGCTTTCAATGACCGCTTAATCCCTGATGGAAACCAGCAAAGGAAGAAGGGATTAAGGGCAACCTTATCTCATAACTTTACAGAGGATAAG GTACCTGTTAACAAAGAGAAAGAGGCTGCAAGATTTGCACAGTTGTGGAACACAATAATCAGTAGTTTTAGAGAGGAAGATCTTATAAGTGATAG GGAGATGGATCTGTTGCTTGTTCCATATTGGGCGGACCGTGATTTGGATCTCATACAGTGGCCTCCGTTCTTATTGGCTAGCAAG ATTCCAATAGCATTGGATATGGCAAAAGACAGTAATGGGAAGGATAGAGAGCTCATGAAGAGGATTGAGAGTGACTCTTATATGAAATGTGCCGTCCGTGAGTGCTATGCTTCATTCAAGAATATCATAAATTTTTTGGTTCAGGGAAACCGTGAAAAAGA GGTGATAGAGATTATCTTTTCCGAGGTTGACAAACATATAGACACAGGTGCTTTGATTCAAGAGTACAGGATGAGTGCTCTTCCTAGCCTCTATGACCACTTTGTCAAGCTGATCAAATATTTG CTAGACAATAATGTGGAGGATAGAGATCATGTTGTAATTCTCTTCCAAGACATGCTGGAAGTTGTAACAAGAGACATTATGATGGAGGATTACAATATATCGAG CTTGGTAGATTCGAGTCAGGGTGGCGCTTGGCATGGGGGAATGGTCCCTCTCGAACAACAATACCAGCTGTTTGCATCTTCAGGTGCCATTAGATTTCCAATTGAACCAGTAACAGAAGCTTGGAAAGAAAAG ATCAAACGGCTGCATCTCTTGCTGACTACTAAAGAGTCTGCTATGGATGTCCCTTCTAATTTGGAAGCAAGAAGGCGTATCTCTTTCTTCTCAAATTCCTTGTTCATGGACATGCCTGCAGCACCCAAAGTTCGCAACATGCTATCATTTTC TGTTTTGACTCCATATTATACTGAAGAGGTCCTCTTTTCCATGCATGACCTGGACACACCAAATGAAGATGGTGTCTCGATCCTCTTTTACCTACAAAAGATATTTCCAG ATGAATGGAACAATTTTCTTGAGCGGGTGAAGTGCTACAGTGAAGAGGAAATTAAAGAGTCTGTTGACTTAGAGGAGGAACTTCGTTTATGGGCTTCTTATAGGGGGCAGACTTTGACTAGAACTG TTAGAGGAATGATGTACTATCGAAAAGCATTGGAGCTCCAGGCATTCCTTGACATGGCTATGCACGAAG ATTTGATGGAAGGCTACAAGGCTGTAGAACTAAACTCAGAGGACACTTCAAGAGGGGAAAGATCATTGTGGGCACAGTGCCAAGCTGTTGCTGACATGAAGTTTACATATGTTGTTTCATGTCAACAGTATGGTATTCATAAACGATCCGGTGATCAGCGTGCACAGGATATATTGAGGCTTATGACAAG ATACCCTTCACTCCGTGTTGCATATATTGATGAGGTCGAAGAAACAGTGAAAGACACGTCAAAGAAAGGGAACCAGAAAGTGTATTATTCTGTGTTGGTAAAGGTGCCTAAGTCAACTGATCATTCCAGCCTAGCTCAAAATCTGGACCAG GTTATCTATAGGATTAAGCTCCCTGGACCTGCCATTCTTGGAGAGGGAAAGCCAGAAAACCAAAACCATGCTATTATTTTCTCTCGTGGAGAAGGTTTACAGACAATCGATATGAATCAG GATAATTACATGGAAGAAGCATTAAAGATGAGGAATTTGCTTCAAGAATTTCTTACAAAGCATGATGGTGTGAGGCATCCATCCATTCTTGGTCTCAGGGAACATATATTTACTGGATC CGTTTCCTCCCTTGCTTGGTTCATGTCAAATCAAGAGACTAGTTTTGTCACCATTGGTCAGAGATTACTCGCAAATCCTTTGAG GGTCCGTTTCCATTATGGTCACCCAGATGTGTTTGATAGACTGTTTCATCTAACAAGAGGTGGTGTTAGCAAAGCATCCAAAGTAATCAACCTCAGTGAAGATATATTTGCAG GGTTCAACTCTACGCTACGTGAAGGAAACGTTACTCATCATGAATACATACAAGTTGGCAAAGGAAGAGATGTCGGACTAAATCAGATCTCCATGTTTGAGGCCAAGATTGCTAACGGAAACGGAGAGCAAACATTAAGTCGAGACATTTATAGGCTTGGACACCGTTTCGACTTTTTCCGAATGATGTCGTGTTACTTCACTACCGTTGGCTTTTACTTCAGCACCCTG ATTACCGTTCTCACCGTCTACATCTTCCTTTATGGACGTCTCTACCTTGTTCTGAGTGGGCTCGAACAAGGACTAAGCACACAGAAAGGCATCCGAGACAATACGCCTTTGCAGATAGCTCTCGCTTCACTGTCCTTTGTTCAGATTGGTTTCCTCATGGCTTTACCCATGCTTATGGAGATTGGACTAGAGAGGGGTTTCAGGACTGCCTTGAGTGAGTTTGTGCTGATGCAGCTTCAGTTAGCGCCAGTGTTCTTCACATTCTCTCTTGGCACTAAGACTCACTACTACGGAAGAACCTTACTTCACGGAGGTGCCAAGTACAGGTCCACAGGCAGAGGGTTCGTCGTCTTCCACGCCAAGTTCGCTGATAACTACAGACTCTATTCCAGAAGCCATTTTGTAAAAGGGCTTGAGATGATGCTGCTACTCGTTGTGTACCAAATCTTCGGAAGCGCTTACAGAGGCGTGCTTGCGTATCTTCTGATCACCATATCTATGTGGTTCATGGTCGGGACTTGGCTCTTTGCTCCGTTCCTGTTCAATCCGTCTGGTTTTGAGTGGCAGAAGATTGTTGATGATTGGACTGATTGGAACAAGTGGATAAACAACATCGGTGGGATTGGTGTACCGGCGGAGAAGAGTTGGGAGTCTTGGTGGGAGGAAGAGCAAGAGCATCTTAGACATTCGGGAAAGCGTGGCATAGTTGTTGAGATTCTGTTGTCTCTGCGGTTCTTTATCTATCAGTACGGTCTTGTTTATCATCTCACAATCACTGAGAGGACTAAAAACTTTCTG GTTTATGGAGTGTCGTGGCTGGTGATTTTCTTGATATTGTTTGTGATGAAG ACTATATCGGTTGGAAGGAGGAAGTTCAGTGCGAGTTTCCAGCTGATGTTCCGGTTAATAAAGGGGCTAATATTCATGACATTTATCGCAATCATTGTGATATTAATCACACTTGCTCACATGACGATTCAAGATATTATTGTGTGCATCCTTGCGTTTATGCCTACAGGCTGGGGAATGCTCTTG ATAGCGCAAGCATGTAAGCCAGTGGTGCATAGAGCAGGGTTCTGGGGATCAGTGAGGACACTAGCTCGTGGATATGAGATAGTGATGGGGCTGCTGCTGTTCACGCCGGTGGCGTTCTTGGCTTGGTTTCCTTTTGTGTCCGAGTTTCAGACGCGTATGCTCTTCAATCAAGCGTTTAGTAGAGGTCTTCAGATCTCTCGTATCCTTGGAGGGCATAGGAAGGATCGTTCTTCTCGAAACAAGGAGTGA
- the LOC103846612 gene encoding CLAVATA3/ESR (CLE)-related protein 40, translated as MMTMRYKGSVFITFIFLSVFLLQCPLAHSSSTKLFWLAETEDMNAMKKEHEIDVGSASEAEGRKVPTGADPLHHHNIPFASP; from the exons atgATGACGATGAGATACAAAGGAAGCGTTTTTATCACATTCATCTTCCTCTCCGTCTTCCTTCTTCAGTGTCCACTTGCTCACTCTTCTTCTACAAAAT tgttCTGGTTAGCAGAAACAGAAGATATGAATGCCATGAAAAAG GAGCATGAGATTGATGTTGGATCAGCCAGTGAAGCTGAAGGAAGAAAAGTTCCGACTGGAGCCGACCCTCTCCATCATCACAACATTCCCTTTGCTTCTCCATAG